The Kitasatospora sp. MAP12-44 genome has a window encoding:
- a CDS encoding DUF6197 family protein, whose amino-acid sequence MQTRYSPESLVIADTPAAILEWAAHHIEHVGIHHGPRLFDGPGRTATLPCWPRGALEVAAGRARGSAGRTYDWDRINHALDEAFALLAGTLTGHPAADADDPTAAKDRHRDVIDRWSAEPGRTAADAARAFRAAAARADHALF is encoded by the coding sequence ATGCAGACCCGCTACAGCCCCGAAAGCCTCGTCATCGCCGACACCCCGGCCGCCATCCTCGAATGGGCCGCCCACCACATCGAACACGTCGGCATCCACCACGGGCCGCGCCTGTTCGACGGCCCCGGCCGCACCGCCACCCTGCCGTGCTGGCCCCGCGGCGCGCTCGAAGTCGCCGCCGGCCGCGCGCGCGGAAGCGCCGGCCGCACCTACGACTGGGACCGCATCAACCACGCCCTTGACGAGGCGTTCGCCCTGCTCGCCGGGACCCTGACCGGCCACCCCGCCGCCGACGCCGACGACCCCACCGCCGCGAAGGACCGGCACCGCGATGTCATCGACCGGTGGAGCGCCGAGCCCGGCCGCACCGCCGCCGATGCCGCCCGCGCCTTCCGCGCCGCCGCCGCCCGCGCCGACCACGCCCTGTTCTGA
- a CDS encoding DUF6181 family protein — protein sequence MDQTTTLRSTTGVPSRRGAATPSKDGVHRIGVPLQPRLSATELIRILLAAPVETDLHTLDPVQVRAIIADVLTRHGYEVLDRSPYDPGHDRHQDARRAIRRAYGPRFQDSPAEQAALADPLRDVLTAEAGDRP from the coding sequence ATGGACCAGACGACCACACTCCGCAGCACCACCGGCGTCCCCAGCCGACGGGGAGCCGCCACCCCGAGCAAGGACGGCGTCCACCGGATCGGCGTGCCCCTCCAACCCCGGCTCAGCGCGACCGAGCTGATCCGCATACTCCTCGCGGCCCCCGTCGAGACCGACCTTCACACCCTCGACCCCGTACAGGTCCGCGCGATCATCGCCGATGTGCTCACCCGGCACGGCTACGAGGTACTCGACCGCTCCCCGTACGACCCCGGCCACGACCGCCACCAGGACGCCCGCCGCGCGATCCGCCGCGCCTACGGCCCGCGCTTCCAGGACTCCCCGGCAGAACAGGCCGCACTCGCCGACCCCCTACGCGACGTGCTCACCGCCGAGGCGGGCGACCGGCCGTGA
- a CDS encoding DUF6349 family protein — MTPTTARPTGARAQQTNYWRVRNGRTPDPTDGAPQTWHIRHGHPGGEYSDLGHELDPPEHHAPTLLTRSRRTGRREEEEFRGGCLACGWEGPVHRGAGYGDGDNESVEDAHDHAFPGWRELPPLTTVEDRWALPRDRRRWAQLTSRYPPGWLDRGAPLVAWSRRREAHAPPHRGRPRYELRVARPPANPSNRPADQEALF; from the coding sequence GTGACCCCGACCACCGCCAGGCCGACCGGCGCCCGAGCCCAGCAGACGAACTACTGGCGGGTGCGCAACGGGCGGACCCCCGACCCCACCGACGGTGCACCGCAAACGTGGCACATCCGCCATGGCCACCCCGGCGGCGAGTACAGCGACCTCGGACACGAACTCGACCCGCCTGAGCACCACGCCCCGACCCTGCTGACCCGCAGCCGGCGAACCGGCCGCAGGGAAGAAGAGGAGTTCCGTGGCGGGTGCCTGGCTTGCGGCTGGGAGGGCCCCGTCCACCGAGGCGCCGGGTACGGCGATGGCGACAACGAGTCCGTGGAGGACGCCCACGACCACGCCTTCCCCGGCTGGCGCGAACTGCCGCCCCTCACCACCGTTGAAGACCGGTGGGCACTCCCGCGCGACCGGAGGCGCTGGGCACAGCTGACCTCCCGCTACCCGCCGGGGTGGCTGGACCGGGGCGCCCCGCTGGTGGCCTGGAGCCGCCGCCGCGAAGCCCACGCACCCCCGCACCGTGGACGCCCCCGCTACGAACTCCGCGTCGCCCGGCCGCCCGCCAACCCGAGCAACCGCCCAGCCGACCAGGAAGCCCTGTTCTGA